A section of the Asticcacaulis sp. EMRT-3 genome encodes:
- a CDS encoding FAD-dependent oxidoreductase, with amino-acid sequence MSNGIVIIGAGHAGGAAAGALRQYGYDAPITLIGAEPYLPYQRPPLSKAWLKGEAGLDDLYLRGDSFYDDQQITTRLGLQVVAIDRSAQTVRLTSGETLPYDHLIIATGSRARPYPASGADRVPHHTLRTLDDAEALKNALRPGHHIGLIGAGYVGLEVAASARHLGCDVTIFEKEPRILARVASAELSAFFSEMHQGRGANLITGCAIAGLCLGGGDQKIVHMADGTEHAFDLLLVGIGALANDDLARAEGLEVDNGIVVDHEARTSDPAIFAIGDVTSRTLPFYDGRFRLESVPNALEQAKQAAAAITGHKPPVVETPWFWSDQYEFKLQIAGLLRPDTRAIVRGDPATGAFSVYHLDAQNRLRTAECVSRPADFMAAKLLIARGPALDEAVVADGDAPLKPYLNAPAA; translated from the coding sequence ATGTCCAACGGCATTGTCATTATCGGCGCGGGTCATGCGGGCGGCGCAGCAGCGGGGGCTTTGCGTCAATATGGCTATGACGCCCCCATCACGCTGATCGGCGCGGAACCCTACCTGCCCTATCAGCGCCCGCCGCTTTCCAAGGCATGGCTGAAAGGCGAGGCCGGACTCGATGATCTGTATTTGCGCGGCGACAGCTTTTATGACGATCAGCAGATCACAACGCGGCTCGGCTTACAGGTCGTGGCCATCGACCGGTCAGCCCAAACCGTCCGTCTCACCAGCGGCGAAACCCTGCCCTACGACCACCTGATCATCGCCACCGGTTCGCGCGCCCGCCCCTATCCGGCCAGCGGCGCTGACAGGGTGCCGCACCACACCCTGCGCACGCTCGATGACGCCGAGGCGCTGAAAAACGCCCTGCGCCCCGGTCATCATATAGGGCTGATCGGCGCGGGCTATGTCGGGCTCGAAGTGGCGGCGTCGGCGCGTCATCTCGGCTGCGACGTGACGATTTTTGAGAAGGAACCGCGTATTCTGGCGCGCGTCGCCTCCGCCGAACTGTCGGCCTTTTTCAGCGAGATGCACCAGGGCCGCGGCGCGAACCTGATTACCGGTTGCGCTATTGCAGGCTTATGTCTTGGCGGGGGCGATCAGAAGATTGTCCATATGGCGGACGGCACCGAACACGCTTTCGACCTGCTGCTGGTCGGCATCGGCGCGCTGGCCAATGACGACCTAGCGCGGGCAGAGGGGCTTGAGGTCGATAATGGCATTGTGGTCGATCACGAGGCGCGCACATCCGATCCGGCCATTTTCGCCATCGGCGATGTCACCTCACGCACCCTGCCCTTTTATGATGGCCGTTTCCGGCTGGAAAGCGTGCCCAATGCGCTGGAGCAGGCCAAGCAGGCGGCGGCGGCCATCACCGGCCATAAACCGCCCGTGGTCGAGACGCCGTGGTTCTGGTCGGATCAGTATGAGTTCAAACTGCAAATCGCCGGACTGCTCAGGCCCGATACGCGCGCCATTGTGCGCGGCGATCCGGCGACGGGGGCTTTCAGCGTCTATCATCTCGATGCGCAAAACCGCCTGCGCACCGCCGAATGCGTCAGCCGCCCCGCCGATTTCATGGCCGCCAAGCTGCTGATCGCGCGTGGCCCGGCGCTTGACGAAGCCGTGGTCGCCGATGGCGATGCGCCGCTCAAGCCCTATCTCAATGCGCCCGCCGCCTGA
- the folD gene encoding bifunctional methylenetetrahydrofolate dehydrogenase/methenyltetrahydrofolate cyclohydrolase FolD, translating to MSTSRGHIIDGAGYAARLRERLKAHVADLKAAHGLVPCLVVVIVGEDPASQVYVRNKGEQTQAIGMESRTIKLPDTTSEDELLTLIAELNHEQAVNGILVQLPLPKHMSSLKVIDAIDPDKDVDGFHVSNAGKLAVGLDGIVPCTPLGSLMLLKDAMTTYGDSFAGKTAVIVGRSNIVGKPMAQLLLAQDCTVTIAHSKTRDLASVCRSADILVAAVGRPNFVQGDWVKDGAYVIDVGINRITVDTAEGPKNKLVGDVDFEAAKAHALAITPVPKGVGPMTIACLLNNTIKAFCLQNNLPVPEGV from the coding sequence ATGTCAACATCCCGCGGTCATATCATCGATGGTGCCGGTTACGCCGCCCGTCTGCGCGAGCGCCTGAAAGCGCACGTCGCCGATCTGAAAGCCGCGCACGGCCTCGTGCCCTGCCTGGTGGTGGTCATCGTTGGTGAAGACCCGGCCAGTCAGGTCTATGTCAGAAACAAGGGCGAACAGACCCAGGCCATCGGCATGGAATCGCGCACCATCAAACTGCCCGACACCACCTCCGAAGACGAATTGCTGACCCTGATTGCCGAACTGAACCACGAACAGGCGGTCAATGGCATCCTGGTGCAATTGCCGCTGCCCAAGCATATGTCATCGCTGAAGGTGATCGACGCTATCGACCCCGACAAGGATGTCGATGGTTTCCACGTCTCCAATGCCGGTAAGCTGGCCGTCGGGCTGGACGGCATCGTGCCCTGCACGCCGCTGGGCTCGCTGATGCTCCTCAAAGACGCCATGACGACCTATGGCGACAGCTTCGCGGGCAAGACTGCCGTCATCGTCGGGCGCTCCAATATTGTCGGCAAGCCGATGGCGCAGCTTTTGCTGGCACAGGACTGCACGGTCACCATCGCCCACTCCAAAACGCGCGATCTGGCTTCGGTCTGCCGCAGCGCCGATATTCTGGTCGCCGCCGTTGGCCGTCCGAACTTCGTGCAGGGCGACTGGGTGAAGGACGGAGCCTATGTCATTGATGTCGGCATCAACCGAATCACGGTCGATACAGCCGAAGGCCCGAAGAACAAGCTGGTCGGCGATGTCGATTTCGAGGCGGCCAAGGCCCATGCCCTGGCCATCACGCCGGTGCCGAAGGGCGTCGGCCCCATGACCATCGCCTGCCTGCTCAACAATACGATCAAGGCCTTCTGTTTGCAGAATAATCTGCCCGTGCCGGAAGGCGTTTGA